The proteins below are encoded in one region of Oncorhynchus nerka isolate Pitt River linkage group LG15, Oner_Uvic_2.0, whole genome shotgun sequence:
- the fam83d gene encoding protein FAM83D isoform X1, which translates to MALSQCLEDSPVRWPSRRQENDLNVKELYNERHRLALEELISSGVDSFLGFLRKERIPNFLSDDEIRRIGRAAVVPRGVSLHAEDVIFEQSVSSSMDCSSVTYFPEISDVEPPLLEIGWPAFTSGSYRGVTRAVAHFQPSYGECIYSCKEAARRMIQSAKEVIAIVTDSLTDLDIFKDLQEACTQRRVPVYILLDWSCVPAFLKMCNNINVRLDDLKQMRVRTITGGTYFMRSGAKITGKVHERFMLIDGNRVTTGSYRFNWTDGKLNSSNMIELSGQITEHFDEEFRILYAQSMPVITRGPASARNSGIYDHLLIKHPVTSSPQPGKERPPVKPVCLEVLGKTVCLTSTPSRAQAVAVPPSREMTGKSSPVSASSTIGEDWMEQRHMQEVLAGSAAQCLPTGDPTTATSAVDVQVTPSIPTCCHVSTQTSCPAVDLGVQTDLTQYTKHLSPNKATFTPITSTTTQTNNIQSEAAASSDSVSTTPRQHLAPHGVDRRPAVRHCTAPPDGNLRECFRKLTKERQYHYSTIRSKLEHMVTMLSHRRELVDLTNMALGPGLHRACNAQKERRQRQGHNPGLLMDSVGMGTWPRARCLH; encoded by the exons ATGGCTCTATCGCAATGTTTGGAAGATTCACCTGTAAGGTGGCCGTCAAGAAGACAGGAAAATGATTTGAATGTAAAGGAGTTATACAACGAAAGGCACCGACTGGCGTTAGAGGAACTTATTTCAAGTGGAGTTGATTCGTTTTTGGGATTTCTAAGAAAAGAGAGAATACCGAACTTTCTCTCGGATGACGAGATCAGACGCATTGGCCGTGCTGCGGTGGTTCCACGCGGTGTGTCCCTCCACGCAGAGGACGTGATTTTTGAACAGTCGGTAAGCAGCTCCATGGATTGCTCCTCGGTCACTTACTTCCCCGAGATCTCGGACGTGGAGCCACCGCTGTTGGAAATCGGCTGGCCCGCCTTTACATCGGGCTCTTACCGAGGAGTCACTCGTGCTGTCGCCCACTTCCAACCCAGTTATGGAGAATGCATCTATAGTTGCAAGGAAGCTGCGAGAAGAATGATTCAAAGTGCCAAGGAG GTGATCGCCATAGTGACAGACTCTCTGACAGACCTGGACATCTTTAAGGATCTCCAGGAGGCGTGCACACAGCGCAGAGTTCCAGTCTACATCCTGCTGGACTGGTCCTGTGTGCCGGCATTCCTCAAAATGTGCAACAACATCAATGTGCGCCTGGACGATCTTAAG CAAATGCGAGTGCGGACCATAACTGGTGGTACATACTTCATGAGGTCAGGGGCCAAGATTACTGGGAAGGTTCATGAACGGTTCATGTTGATTGATGGGAACAGAGTGACTACAGGCTCCTACAG GTTCAATTGGACTGATGGGAAACTAAACAGCAGCAACATGATCGAGTTGTCTGGCCAGATCACTGAGCACTTTGATGAGGAGTTCCGGATTCTGTACGCTCAGTCCATGCCTGTTATTACCAGGGGCCCAGCCAGTGCCCGAAACAGTGGCATCTACGACCACCTTCTCATCAAACACCCCGTCACCTCATCCCCTCAGCCGGGCAAAGAGAGGCCCCCAGTCAAGCCTGTGTGTCTGGAAGTGTTGGGGAAAACTGTCTGTCTGACGAGCACACCCAGCCGGGCCCAGGCTGTGGCAGTGCCGCCCTCCAGAGAAATGACTGGGAAGAGCAGCCCGGTGTCGGCCTCCTCCACCATAGGGGAAGACTGGATGGAGCAGAGACACATGCAGGAGGTCCTGGCTGGAAGTGCCGCCCAGTGCCTGCCCACAGGTGACCCTACCACTGCCACATCAGCAGTGGATGTGCAGGTCACACCCTCCATCCCTACCTGCTGTCATGTCTCCACCCAGACCAGCTGCCCTGCGGTGGACCTTGGAGTGCAGACTGATCTGACTCAGTACACTAAGCACCTCTCCCCCAACAAGGCTACATTTACTCCCATTACCAGCACCACGACTCAGACAAACAACATTCAGAGTGAAGCTGCCGCCTCCTCAGATTCTGTCTCTACCACCCCCAGGCAGCACCTCGCCCCCCATGGGGTGGACCGTCGCCCTGCAGTCCGTCACTGTACTGCACCCCCTGATGGGAACCTGAGGGAGTGCTTCCGCAAGCTGACCAAAGAGCGTCAGTATCACTACTCCACCATCCGCTCCAAGCTGGAGCACATGGTGACCATGCTGTCCCACCGCCGTGAGCTGGTGGACCTCACCAACATGGCCCTGGGGCCCGGGCTGCACAGAGCATGCAATGCCCAGAAAGAgcggagacagaggcaggggcaTAACCCTGGCCTGCTTATGGACAGTGTGGGCATGGGCACATGGCCAAGGGCTAGATGTTTACACTAA
- the fam83d gene encoding protein FAM83D isoform X2 — protein sequence MGRCCCTAIFRSLQRCFIRFKFGPLKDIQRLVPKPLLRCLGCVLRVIEVLSTLEQVFIKVIAIVTDSLTDLDIFKDLQEACTQRRVPVYILLDWSCVPAFLKMCNNINVRLDDLKQMRVRTITGGTYFMRSGAKITGKVHERFMLIDGNRVTTGSYRFNWTDGKLNSSNMIELSGQITEHFDEEFRILYAQSMPVITRGPASARNSGIYDHLLIKHPVTSSPQPGKERPPVKPVCLEVLGKTVCLTSTPSRAQAVAVPPSREMTGKSSPVSASSTIGEDWMEQRHMQEVLAGSAAQCLPTGDPTTATSAVDVQVTPSIPTCCHVSTQTSCPAVDLGVQTDLTQYTKHLSPNKATFTPITSTTTQTNNIQSEAAASSDSVSTTPRQHLAPHGVDRRPAVRHCTAPPDGNLRECFRKLTKERQYHYSTIRSKLEHMVTMLSHRRELVDLTNMALGPGLHRACNAQKERRQRQGHNPGLLMDSVGMGTWPRARCLH from the exons atggggcggtgttgctgcacagctattttcaggtctctccagagatgttttatcAGGTTCAAgtttgggccactcaaggacattcagagacttgtcccgaagccactcctgcgttgtcttggctgtgtgcttagggtcattgaggtcctgagcactctggagcaggttttcatcaag GTGATCGCCATAGTGACAGACTCTCTGACAGACCTGGACATCTTTAAGGATCTCCAGGAGGCGTGCACACAGCGCAGAGTTCCAGTCTACATCCTGCTGGACTGGTCCTGTGTGCCGGCATTCCTCAAAATGTGCAACAACATCAATGTGCGCCTGGACGATCTTAAG CAAATGCGAGTGCGGACCATAACTGGTGGTACATACTTCATGAGGTCAGGGGCCAAGATTACTGGGAAGGTTCATGAACGGTTCATGTTGATTGATGGGAACAGAGTGACTACAGGCTCCTACAG GTTCAATTGGACTGATGGGAAACTAAACAGCAGCAACATGATCGAGTTGTCTGGCCAGATCACTGAGCACTTTGATGAGGAGTTCCGGATTCTGTACGCTCAGTCCATGCCTGTTATTACCAGGGGCCCAGCCAGTGCCCGAAACAGTGGCATCTACGACCACCTTCTCATCAAACACCCCGTCACCTCATCCCCTCAGCCGGGCAAAGAGAGGCCCCCAGTCAAGCCTGTGTGTCTGGAAGTGTTGGGGAAAACTGTCTGTCTGACGAGCACACCCAGCCGGGCCCAGGCTGTGGCAGTGCCGCCCTCCAGAGAAATGACTGGGAAGAGCAGCCCGGTGTCGGCCTCCTCCACCATAGGGGAAGACTGGATGGAGCAGAGACACATGCAGGAGGTCCTGGCTGGAAGTGCCGCCCAGTGCCTGCCCACAGGTGACCCTACCACTGCCACATCAGCAGTGGATGTGCAGGTCACACCCTCCATCCCTACCTGCTGTCATGTCTCCACCCAGACCAGCTGCCCTGCGGTGGACCTTGGAGTGCAGACTGATCTGACTCAGTACACTAAGCACCTCTCCCCCAACAAGGCTACATTTACTCCCATTACCAGCACCACGACTCAGACAAACAACATTCAGAGTGAAGCTGCCGCCTCCTCAGATTCTGTCTCTACCACCCCCAGGCAGCACCTCGCCCCCCATGGGGTGGACCGTCGCCCTGCAGTCCGTCACTGTACTGCACCCCCTGATGGGAACCTGAGGGAGTGCTTCCGCAAGCTGACCAAAGAGCGTCAGTATCACTACTCCACCATCCGCTCCAAGCTGGAGCACATGGTGACCATGCTGTCCCACCGCCGTGAGCTGGTGGACCTCACCAACATGGCCCTGGGGCCCGGGCTGCACAGAGCATGCAATGCCCAGAAAGAgcggagacagaggcaggggcaTAACCCTGGCCTGCTTATGGACAGTGTGGGCATGGGCACATGGCCAAGGGCTAGATGTTTACACTAA
- the mafbb gene encoding v-maf avian musculoaponeurotic fibrosarcoma oncogene homolog Bb: MTAESHTNLGLPKTPLGYVSEFDLMKFEVKKETMQGIDHSFIGPCSELQRPDSVSSTPVSTPCSSVPSSPSFNPGEQRNPDDLYWTPSSGGYSQQMYPHTFGLTPEDAVEALIGTTVHGHQPTPNGHQHALQAEFEGYGAAHNLNGHVQQYPGLIRQPDGLSGHPDMQDMHCQNQYHHKQDLDSSAPHSPDSQLSAHHLHQQNRHDRRLNVESAFSDDQLVSMSVRELNRHLRGLTKDDMMRLKQKRRTLKNRGYAQSCRYKRVQQKHVLEHEKTSLVTQVEQLKHELNRLARERDAYKLKCEKLTGSNGYHETGSTSDNPSSPEYFM, translated from the coding sequence ATGACCGCCGAATCGCATACAAATCTGGGTCTGCCGAAAACCCCTTTGGGTTATGTCAGTGAGTTCGACTTGATGAAGTTCGAAGTGAAGAAGGAGACAATGCAGGGGATTGATCACTCGTTCATTGGGCCGTGCAGCGAGCTCCAGAGACCGGACTCAGTCTCATCTACACCGGTCAGCACCCCTTGCAGTTCGGTGCCATCGTCACCGAGTTTCAATCCGGGTGAGCAAAGGAACCCTGATGATCTTTACTGGACGCCCAGCAGTGGAGGTTATTCTCAGCAAATGTATCCCCACACTTTTGGCCTGACACCTGAGGACGCAGTGGAGGCCCTTATCGGTACCACAGTCCACGGGCACCAACCCACTCCAAACGGTCATCAACATGCTCTCCAAGCAGAATTCGAAGGGTACGGGGCGGCACATAACCTCAACGGCCATGTCCAGCAGTACCCTGGACTTATCCGTCAACCCGACGGTCTCTCGGGTCACCCTGATATGCAAGATATGCACTGCCAAAATCAATATCACCACAAGCAGGACCTCGACAGCTCGGCTCCGCACTCACCCGACTCCCAGCTTAGTGCGCACCACCTCCATCAGCAGAATCGCCACGACAGACGACTCAACGTGGAGAGCGCCTTCTCGGACGACCAGCTGGTCTCCATGTCAGTGAGGGAGCTCAATCGGCACTTGAGGGGTCTGACCAAGGACGACATGATGCGTCTGAAGCAGAAGCGCCGAACCCTGAAAAACCGTGGTTACGCACAATCGTGCCGCTACAAACGCGTTCAGCAGAAACACGTTCTTGAGCACGAGAAGACCAGCCTTGTCACACAGGTGGAGCAGCTGAAGCACGAGCTCAACCGACTGGCACGCGAGAGGGACGCATATAAACTCAAATGCGAGAAATTGACTGGTTCGAATGGTTACCATGAAACTGGGTCTACCAGTGACAACCCTTCCTCGCCTGAGTATTTTATGTGA